The genomic window TACGTTTTCCTCTTTTCTATAATTTAATAACAAAAAAACCATCTCACGATGAGATGGTTCAAATTTAAATTTTGAATTATTTCATGATATTTACTGCTTGTGGTCCACGTTGACCATCTTCAATATCAAAAGTAACTGCTTGCCCTTCATCTAAAGTCTTAAAGCCGTCACCTTGGATTGCTGAAAAATGTGCAAACACATCTTGTCCATCTTCCCCAGTGATAAATCCAAAACCTTTGTCTGAGTTAAACCATTTTACTGTACCGTTATTCATATATATTTCCTCCTATTACGTAAATCATACGTGTTTTGTTGCAATTAACATTACTTGGTAAAAGGAGTTTTTATAGTGTGAATATATAGCTCAGATTACGTTTCAAATTAGATTACTAAATCACTATAGCATGTATGATCGAATAACACAAATATGAACTCTTACTGACTGTATTTAGAATTTATTAAACCAATATTCATGTATAAATTTAGATTCAATTGAGATAGATGATTTTTTGAATTTATTTCGTAAACTCTTTTCGCCTCATTAACCGCTGCCTTGTTCCAATTGTTCCGTATATATATTAGGTTGCACTTTACTTATTTGATCTTTTCAATTTCACCTTATACTTCCAAGAAAAGTTTTCACCTAACACATCTTCAGAAATCTATTCCGGTTAAATCCTATTTATTATTATTGACTCATTTTATATGGATAATTGTATGTATATTAAACGCAAAATCTCACTTTACTTTTGCTCAGAATTTGACCTAAAAGGTCTCAATAAACTTCTAACTAAAATCATCTCCTCTGGTTTACATTATAATTGTAAGCTCTTACGAGTAGCCAACTTCTTACGACGCTTGCTTCCCAAATTTTGTCTACCTCTAAAAAAGTCTTTATATTAATTATCTCACGCTATATCATGTTTTTCTTATCCTTGAATGTATTTTCTTATGATCCCTTAATTCAATCACCCATTGCTTACATAATACACTTCTACCTAAAAATGTCGATTGCTAAACTTATATTTACAATTTTTTCTTATTTATCAAAAATCATCAGTGCACTTTTACCTTTTAAATATCTCATAAAATTAAACACACTCATTTTTTTGGGTACACAATAACAGATGGATGTTATCTGGTATTATTTGTACCTGCAAGATTTCTACTCCATTATACTTAAATAATCTCTTGATAAGCCCTTGAATAATTGTTTGATAATGATTATAGATGATTCTTCTTCGATAATTTGCTGTAAGTACAATGTGATACTTGAACAGCCACTTTGTATAGGCTAAACTATTTGTTTTATTATCTATTTCCTTAACTTTCGTTATCAATATAACCAGAAAAATCATATTTTAACGATGTTAAAGGCCTTTTATAAAACTATTTATTTTCCACAAACATAGCAGGTGTTTTTCTTTTTCGCTCACTGTGCGATTTCAAATTGATTTAAAGACTATAATAAAATATTTTTTCACTTTTAGTGAATAAATATATTTATTTCTATACTTCCACTTAAAGTGATAGTAATATTATTTATAGACAAGGAGTGAAAAAATGACTATTGGAATACGAATTGCTGAATTAAGAAAACAAAAAAATATGAGCCAATCTGATTTAGCTAAAGCTCTGATTGTCGCTCCTAGCACTATAGGAATGTGGGAAACTGATCAACGTGCTATTAAAGATGACCATTTAAAGCACCTAGCTAACTGTTTTAACGTAAGCGCAGACTATCTTCTTGGAACCCTACATGCGCCTGATTGGGCAGATATAAATGATTTAATTGAACTGGACAAACTACTAGAGTCAAACGTCAATATGTCGTATGGTGGGGAAATACTCACATCAGAGCAAATCCAACGTGTAAAGGATATCCTTACTTCAACATTATTGACCTAGTGTAGGATATTAATTATAAATATAACATCACTAATCTTTTGATAAATTAAACATTCAAATAAATCACGTTATTTTTCGAGCATACTAATGGGCAGTTTCATGAAATACTATAGTCATTGTTTTATATTTTTGAGTGATCATATTATGGATTTGGAAGAACTTTTTAGGTTTGTGTTCATGAACTAGCTCATGCTATTCTTTATTAGAATCTACCTAATTATTATTTATCTACCAGAAAGACACGAAGTAAGTCTGAAAATGAAGCTAATTGTTTTGCTATAAAACTGGTTGTTTCTCTATACAACGAAGATGCTGATTTTATACAATAAAAGTTGAAGATTTGACGAAAATGTATGGGCTTTCATAAAAAAGCTCATACAGCTTCTTGATCTAACTACGGCCAGTACTTCCAGCCAAAAATGGAAGTAAATGAATTATTTAGGAGGAATATATGAAAAAGATAGTTACCTTAGGATTTATTTTAATTTCAAGTATTACTTTAGGAGCATGCAATAATAATGATTCAAACTCGTCAAGCAATAACTCAAGTTCTTCAGACATAATATTTGAAAGTAGCTCTACCTCTGATGAGACAGAAACTAGGACCGCTAGTGATACAACTTTTGAAGATGATTCATCAAAAATAGTAATAAAAAATACCGAAGAATTGACAAGTCAATATGATGTCAATAAAAAGATTTTAGCTATGGAAATTGAATATACTAATAAGGGAGATGAAGCCCAAAGTCCGTGGTTTGCATTTGCAACTTCAATCAGAGCAATTCAAGAAACAGATACAACCGAAGAAATTTTGAATGGTGCTAACGGTTTATTTGCAGAAGATTATAAACCCGACCTTGTAAAAATGGGAGACACTAATGTAAAATCAGGAGCTACTGTTGATGCAGTTATCGGCTTAGTCATTTTATATCCAGGATCACCTATTACTATGCAAGATGTCATGGCTAATGGAGTATTTGAAAAAACTATTGAAACTACAAACTAAAAAAGTGTAGCAATCTACTATTTTTTAATTGTCTGAATAAAATTACAAAAGAAGCTGAAATAATGTCCACAATTAAGATAAAAAAGCATCTTGTCTAGTAGTCCATCTGTCTTTCTTCATGTAGTACCATTTGTAGTACCAATAATAAAATGGCGCTTACATGTTTTTATCAACAACGTAAAGTTTCCGGACAAATTATTTCTCTACCAAAAAAGGATGGCTAAATCAGCCATCCTTTCATTTTGGGTACCAGAATGGGTACCATATTTTATTTCAAAGCGAACATGTTTTGGGAACTGATTTTTTATCAGTAGCGTAAAACCCTATCCTACAGGCGTTCGTTCAACTCTTTAGCAAGATCTTCAAACCCTGGTTTACCTAGTAGGGCGAACATGTTTTTCTTATAAGCTTCTACCCCTGGTTGGTCAAATGGGTTGATTCCGTTGATGTAGCCAGAAATGCCGACAGCAATTTCAAAGAAGTACATTGTGTAACCTAAAGTGTAAGCATCCATTGCTGGGATTTTTACTAATAGGTTTGGTACGTCGCCGTCTGTGTGGGCTAATAATGTTCCTTCAAAAGCTTTTGTATTTACAAAGTCAACTTCTTTTCCTTGTAAATAACCAAGTCCATCCAAGTCTTCTGCTTGTTCAGGAATCGTGATCGATTTACGTGGTTTTTCAACTTTGACGATTGTTTC from Enterococcus sp. DIV1094 includes these protein-coding regions:
- a CDS encoding cold-shock protein, which codes for MNNGTVKWFNSDKGFGFITGEDGQDVFAHFSAIQGDGFKTLDEGQAVTFDIEDGQRGPQAVNIMK
- a CDS encoding helix-turn-helix domain-containing protein — translated: MTIGIRIAELRKQKNMSQSDLAKALIVAPSTIGMWETDQRAIKDDHLKHLANCFNVSADYLLGTLHAPDWADINDLIELDKLLESNVNMSYGGEILTSEQIQRVKDILTSTLLT
- a CDS encoding DUF5067 domain-containing protein encodes the protein MKKIVTLGFILISSITLGACNNNDSNSSSNNSSSSDIIFESSSTSDETETRTASDTTFEDDSSKIVIKNTEELTSQYDVNKKILAMEIEYTNKGDEAQSPWFAFATSIRAIQETDTTEEILNGANGLFAEDYKPDLVKMGDTNVKSGATVDAVIGLVILYPGSPITMQDVMANGVFEKTIETTN